The Salvia splendens isolate huo1 unplaced genomic scaffold, SspV2 ctg44, whole genome shotgun sequence genome includes a window with the following:
- the LOC121790203 gene encoding EPIDERMAL PATTERNING FACTOR-like protein 2 isoform X2 — protein MHFSSSSLLMVKNEEIGARMMRGVIGSRPPRCENRCRNCGKCEAVQVPIAPAKKFLDSQIFGKIAANTVEYSRGDGVSGYKPMCWKCKCGNFIFNP, from the exons ATGCATTTCTCTTCATCTTCATTGCTTAtg GTGAAAAATGAAGAAATTGGTGCAAGGATGATGAGGGGTGTAATAGGATCAAGGCCACCAAGATGTGAAAACAGATGCAGGAATTGTGGGAAGTGTGAGGCAGTGCAAGTTCCAATTGCTCCAGCTAAGAAATTCTTGGATTCACAAATATTTGGGAAAATTGCAGCAAATACAGTTGAATATTCAAGGGGGGATGGTGTCTCAGGATACAAGCCAATGTGTTGGAAGTGTAAATGTGGGAATTTCATCTTTAACCCTTAG
- the LOC121790203 gene encoding EPIDERMAL PATTERNING FACTOR-like protein 2 isoform X1 has product MACMNSIPIILLAYAFLFIFIAYGRQFPNADIVKNEEIGARMMRGVIGSRPPRCENRCRNCGKCEAVQVPIAPAKKFLDSQIFGKIAANTVEYSRGDGVSGYKPMCWKCKCGNFIFNP; this is encoded by the exons ATGGCCTGCATGAATTCCATCCCAATAATCCTACTTGCTTATGCATTTCTCTTCATCTTCATTGCTTAtg GTAGACAATTCCCCAATGCTGACATA GTGAAAAATGAAGAAATTGGTGCAAGGATGATGAGGGGTGTAATAGGATCAAGGCCACCAAGATGTGAAAACAGATGCAGGAATTGTGGGAAGTGTGAGGCAGTGCAAGTTCCAATTGCTCCAGCTAAGAAATTCTTGGATTCACAAATATTTGGGAAAATTGCAGCAAATACAGTTGAATATTCAAGGGGGGATGGTGTCTCAGGATACAAGCCAATGTGTTGGAAGTGTAAATGTGGGAATTTCATCTTTAACCCTTAG